The window GATCCGGGTGCTCGTGCGTTGACGGCGCGGCGTCGTCAGCATTGGAATCAACCGTCTGGACCGGGTCATGGACTCAGATCTGAACATCGCCGAGCCGGACCTTCCTCCGAGCAAGCCGCTAAGCCTGCTCCTCGGGAGGAACTTCGGTCCCTATTTCCTCGGCAACCTCATGTCGAACATGGGCACCTGGATCCAGAACATCGCCCTCGCGCTCCTGATCTTCCGGCTCACGGGATCCACCTTCCTGGTCGCGATGACGACCTTCTCCCAGTTCCTGGGCATCATCGTCCTCGCCCCTTGGACCGGGTCGGTCGCCGACCGGTTCGACCGGCGCGGCCTGATCGTCCTGACGCAGGTACTGGCCACGGCGGCCGGAGGGATGCTGGCGCTGGTCACCTATCTGGACCTGGTGACCCCCGCGTGGCTGCTGGGTACGGCTCTCGCGTTCAGCATCACCAAGGCCTTCGTGCTCCCGGCACAGCAGGCGCTGGTGCCGCAGTTGGTCGAGCGGAAGGACCTGCAGGCTGCGGTGGCCCTGAACGCGATCACCTTCAACCTGGCACGAGCCATCGGACCGGTGATAGGCGCGGGGGTCATCCTGACCCTCGGCTTCACCTGGGCGTTCTCGATCAACGCCCTCTCCTACCTGTCCCTGGCGGCGGCGGTGATGATCGTCAAGGTCGACCCGCGCAGGCGCCACAGGCCCACGGAGCGCACCACCCTCAGGGAGACGATCCGCCTGGTCAGAAAGGACCCCATCATCGGTCCGCTGCTCATCTCCATCGCCGCCGTCTCGGTAGCGGTCGATCCGGTGAGCAACCTGACCCCGGCGTTCACCGTAGAGATCTACGGGAGGCCCGACACGTTCACCGGCGTGCTCATCGGGGTGTTCGGTCTGGGCGCAGCGCTCACCGCCGCCCTGGTGATCACCCGGATACGGGCTTCGTTCCGGAGCATCGCGCTGGGGATGACCGGGCTGGGCCTGTCGATCGCAGCATTCGGGATGTCCTCCCACCCGAACATGGGTATCGCCGCGCTGTTCGCCGGAGGGATCATGTACATCGTCTCGGTCAGCCTGTCGACAACCCTGGTGCAGATCAACACGGCGGAAGGCCACCGAGGCCGGGTCATGGCCTTGTGGGGCGTGGCCTTCCTGGGACTCCGGCCCGTGGCAAGCCTCATCGACGGTTCCGTGGCCACCCTCGTCAACGTCAGGGTGGCGGCGCTCGTCATGGCTGTGCCCGTCCTGATCGGGGCAGCCTCTCTGGCCAGGCGCAACAGGCGCTCGGGACAGCCGTAACCGAGGGCTCGGCGCGAGGTTGATGTTTGAGAAGCCCAGCGCCCGCCGCCTCGGTGTTGACGACGATCCCTGCGTTCCGGGCCGTTTCGAGTAACTTACCTGGGCGGTGAGACAGGTCGTGGTCGCAGTCGCCAGTAGCCCATTCATGCTGGATTGTCGCCGGTACCGGCTTGGCCGATGATCTGTAGTTTCTGCGGAACCCGGGCGGAAGACGCCGGAAACCTGGTCATGGGCGAGGCCGGCGCCGCCATCTGTGATGCCTGCGTGGACCTCGCGGTGGACCTCGTGCGGGAGCAGGCCACGCCGATCGGCAACATGGTGCTGGACAACATCGGCACGCTGGCTACCAACGATCGGCGTTTCCCCGGCTTGCTGGGTCTCGTAACGGATGCGGCCGTGGCGATCCGCAACGGCCTGGTGGTCTGGGCCGGGCCCTCGGAACGAACACCCCAGGGACTCCGGTCTCTTCCCAGCCTGGACTGCGGGGGTCGGGCGGTGCTTCCGGGACTGGTGGACGCCCACACCCATCTGGCATTCGCGGGCGACCGGAGCGAGGAGTTCGTGCTCAGAAGCACCGGCGCGCCTGATGCCCGCTCGGTTGCCCGCTCCGGCAGCGCCACGACAGCCCGCCTCAACCACCTAGCGGATGCTTCCCGGATCGCCGACGTGATCGGCCGGCGTCTGAACCGCATGCTCGACTTCGGCGTCACCACGGTCGAAGCGTCCGCCGGGTATTCGAACGACTACGAGCGGGAGCTGGCTCTCATCGACACGGTGGTCGAAACGGGCGGGCGTTATATGGTTGATCTGGTGCCCACGTTCGACGTATCGGGTTTGCCGGTCACCGCATCCGACCGTTCGAGGACTCTGGATGAGGTGGCCGAGCTACACCTTCCCGTGGCGGCCAGGCTGGGAGCCGCGGTGCGGTTGTCACTCGGAAGCGACGCTCTGACGACCGGGGAAGCACGCCGACTCATCGGGGTTGCCACAAGCCTCGGGGCGCGGACGCGGATACACCATCGCGGCCGGGCCCCGGACGTCTACAGGCTGGCGCTGGAAGCCTCGGTCCCGGTGGTAGACCACGCCGGGTATCCCGACCGGGACCAGGCCGAACAGATGGCCGAAAGGGGCGTCAGCGTGGTGATCACCCCCACCGCGATGCTTGGGACCCGCCGCTCCCCCACCTCGCTTCGCAAGCTGATGGAGAAAGGCGTCCCGTTGGGACTGGGAACCGACTGCAGCCCGGCGCCGGTCATGGTGGAGTCGCTACCCCTCGCCATCACCCTGGCCGTGACCGAGATGGGGCTGACCTCCGACCAGGCCATCTGGGCAGCGACACTGGGCAGCGCTCGGGCGCTGGGCCTGGGCGACCGGGGCTGGCTGGGCCACGGCGCGGTGGCCGATCTCGTCGTTCTCGACGCTCCCAGCCCCACCCACCTTCCCTACCGACCGGGCACCAACCTGGTCTGGAAGGTACTCAAGGCAGGCGAGGTGGTGGTCAGCAGGTAACCGGAGGGCCTGTGCGAGGAATCAGGGGTAACCTCCCGGTCGATGTCCCTTCCCTTCGCGCTCGGGCATGAGCACCCTATCGCCATGGCGCACCGCGGATCCGGGTTGCTGTGGCCCGAGAACACGATGGTCGCCTTCCAGGGCGCGGTGGATCTCGGCTACAGATACCTGGAGACCGACCTCCAGATCACCAGGGACGGCATGCTGGTCACCATCCACGACAACACGGTCGACCGCACCACCGACGGCACGGGCCTCGTGTCCGACCACTCCCTGGAGGAGCTCCGGACCCTCGACGCGGGCTATCGATTCGAGCGCGACGGCGACCACCCCCATCGAGGACAGGGAGTCCAGGTGCCGACGCTCGAAGAGCTGGCCATCACCTATCCGGACGGCGTATTCACCCTCGACCTGAAGAGCGACGGCATGGAGGCGGCCCTGGTGGAACTCATCCGCCGTCTCGACCTGTGGGATCGGGTGATCGTCGGCTCGTTCAGCGGGTCCCGCCTACGCCGCTTCCGGTCGCTCGTCGACCGC of the bacterium genome contains:
- a CDS encoding MFS transporter is translated as MDSDLNIAEPDLPPSKPLSLLLGRNFGPYFLGNLMSNMGTWIQNIALALLIFRLTGSTFLVAMTTFSQFLGIIVLAPWTGSVADRFDRRGLIVLTQVLATAAGGMLALVTYLDLVTPAWLLGTALAFSITKAFVLPAQQALVPQLVERKDLQAAVALNAITFNLARAIGPVIGAGVILTLGFTWAFSINALSYLSLAAAVMIVKVDPRRRHRPTERTTLRETIRLVRKDPIIGPLLISIAAVSVAVDPVSNLTPAFTVEIYGRPDTFTGVLIGVFGLGAALTAALVITRIRASFRSIALGMTGLGLSIAAFGMSSHPNMGIAALFAGGIMYIVSVSLSTTLVQINTAEGHRGRVMALWGVAFLGLRPVASLIDGSVATLVNVRVAALVMAVPVLIGAASLARRNRRSGQP
- a CDS encoding amidohydrolase family protein, with amino-acid sequence MICSFCGTRAEDAGNLVMGEAGAAICDACVDLAVDLVREQATPIGNMVLDNIGTLATNDRRFPGLLGLVTDAAVAIRNGLVVWAGPSERTPQGLRSLPSLDCGGRAVLPGLVDAHTHLAFAGDRSEEFVLRSTGAPDARSVARSGSATTARLNHLADASRIADVIGRRLNRMLDFGVTTVEASAGYSNDYERELALIDTVVETGGRYMVDLVPTFDVSGLPVTASDRSRTLDEVAELHLPVAARLGAAVRLSLGSDALTTGEARRLIGVATSLGARTRIHHRGRAPDVYRLALEASVPVVDHAGYPDRDQAEQMAERGVSVVITPTAMLGTRRSPTSLRKLMEKGVPLGLGTDCSPAPVMVESLPLAITLAVTEMGLTSDQAIWAATLGSARALGLGDRGWLGHGAVADLVVLDAPSPTHLPYRPGTNLVWKVLKAGEVVVSR
- a CDS encoding glycerophosphodiester phosphodiesterase; the protein is MAHRGSGLLWPENTMVAFQGAVDLGYRYLETDLQITRDGMLVTIHDNTVDRTTDGTGLVSDHSLEELRTLDAGYRFERDGDHPHRGQGVQVPTLEELAITYPDGVFTLDLKSDGMEAALVELIRRLDLWDRVIVGSFSGSRLRRFRSLVDRPVATSAGPAEIVRFVTAARTHLPYRPRADSFQVPVKDRGITIVTPRTVRAARRLGVPLIVWTINRRAEMEELLDLGVDGLITDRPDLLRTLLAERPGNRNRKEPRDG